The window TTCGGCATCCTCGTCGATCGGTGGGACGGTGAGGGTAGCTACACCCTGACCGTCGAGGAACTCGGCAAATAACCGCTCACGTTCGATTTTCTTTAGCGCTGATTCGAGCCGTTGTCGTCACTTCTCGGTGATTACCGAGTCGAACTGTCGATCACCGATAACTCCGTACAACAGCCGCTTGAATCGCCCGTCCACTCGAGGACGTTGGACGTACGTCCTCTCGTGTAGGTCGTCGAATTCCTTCTCGCCCCGACCGCTCGAGTGGCGTCATCTCAGGATTTCCGTTGTTGTGATGATGTAGTGCACCTAATTTCCTCTGTGGAATCGATCACGATAGTGGATCGGGAGTTCAGTTAACTACGACACAGATAGTATTAAAAAACGTACACGTGATTGTTCGTCGCTGGTCTGTAAACGACCCGTCCACCAGTTAGCATTTACACCCTGGTTATGGCTGTTCTTACCGACATTCATCGTTATCATTGATCTTCTGACAATAAATTCCATAGTATTTCATAAGGATTTAATTATAGTTGTGAGTATGCGTGACTACGTCATGTCAGAGGATGACATTCCAGGCTTTGATCGACGTACCGTACTGAAATCCGCTGGTGCACTCGGTGCCTTCTTCGGTATCAGTGGACTCACCGTTGCAACCCCTGGCCGTAGGCCAGGGCCAAAAGAAGACGAAATCGTCGTCGGGATGGGGGCGAACGTCTCCGACGCCGAAGCGACACTCGCTTCGGAACTTCCCGAACAGGCCGAGATCGTCCACCGCAACGAGACACTCGGCTACGTCGCCGTCAAACTTCCAGAGCAGGCGTCGGCGCAGGCCAGAGAGAACGTCAAGAACCGCGTCGAGGCCGTCCGGGGTGTGGAGTACGCCGAGGACAACGCCACCTACGAGGCGCTTTACACGCCGAACGACCCGATGTACGGCCAGCAGTACGCCCCACAGCAGGTCAATTGTGAAGGTGCGTGGGACACGACGCTCGGCGATCCTGGTGTCACGATCTCGATCATCGACCAGGGGATCCAGTACGACCATCCGAACCTCGCGGAGAACATGGACGGGAGCGTCTCCAACTACGGCTACGACTTCGTCGACAACAACGACGATCCGTACCCAGTTTCGCAGGGTGAGAACCACGGGACGCACGTCGGTGGGATCGCCGCCGGCGGCACGGACAACGGTGAGGGCCACGCCGGCATCTCGAACTGTTCGATGCTCTCGGCTCGAGCCCTCGGCGACGGTGGCGGCGGGTCGCTGACGGACATCGCCGACGCGATCCAGTGGTCGGGTGACCAGGGTGCGGACGTCATCAACATGTCTCTGGGTGGTGGTGGCTTCTCCGATACGATGAACAACGCCTGTGAGTACGCCTACAATCAGGGATCGCTCCTCATCGCCGCCGCCGGGAACGACTACGGTGGCAGCGTCTCGTACCCCGCAGCGTACGATTCGGTGATGGCCGTCTCCGCATTGGACGAAAACGAAACTCTCACATCGTACTCGAACAAGGGCAGCCAGATCGAACTCGCTGCGCCGGGAAGCAACGTCCTCTCGACGGTCAACTGGGACGACTACGACGAGCTCTCCGGCACGTCGATGGCATCCCCGGTCGCTGCCGGGGTGGCCGCGCTCGCGAAATCGGCCCATTCGGGCCTCTCGAACGACCAGCTTCGTTCTCATCTTCAGAACACGGCCGTCGACATTGGCCTTCCCGCGGATGAACAGGGACACGGTCGCGTAGATGCGAATCTCGCAGTCAATACTGATCCAGGTGACGACGGCGGCGACGACCCGGACGATCCCGACGATCCCGACGACCCAGGCGAATGTGGTGACGAGGTCAACACCGCAAGCGCCGAGGGGCACCTGAGCGGCGGCTGGTACGGGAACCCGAGCGACACCTACTCCTACGACCTCCAGACGGACGATCCGTGCCACGCGACGATCACCCTCGATGGGCCGTCGAACGCGACGTTCGACCTGTATCTCACCCTGGACGGTCGAACGCCGACGACGACCGACTACGACGAACGGTCGTACAACTGGGGTGCCGACGAGGAGATCAGCGTCGACCTCGACGGCGACGAGAGCTTCGGCATCCTCGTCGACCGCTACGACGGCGAGGGAAGTTACACCCTGACCGTCGAGGAACTCGGCAAATAACCACTCGTCCACCACCCCCGTTCGCCTGTCTCGAGTACCGCTACTCGAAACGGGTAGGCAACGTATCAGACATCCGCTACCGATTCCCATTTTTGACGTCGTTTGTGGACGGCTCGTTCGAAGTCGACGAAAACCTATTACTACCCCGGCCGTGTTGGCTCGAGTATGTCGCTTCAGATGCCGCCACTGCGTCGGGTTCACGACGATCGCGGGGCGAAGGTCACCGAGTTTGGCGGCTGGGAGATGCCGGTCGAATTCGACTCGATCCGCGAGGAACACCAGGCCGTCCGTGAGAACGTCGGCAAGTTCGACGTCTCACACATGGGTGAAATCGAGGTGGCAGGCCCGGACGCGACGCAATTGATGCAGCGACTCACCTCGAACGACGTCACCGCTCTCGACGTCCGCGATTCCCAGTACGCGGTCATCCCCGACACCGACGGCGTGATCATCGACGACACCGTGCTCTACCGACTGCCCGACGCCGACGGCCACCGTCGCTATCTGTTCATCCCGAACGCGGGCAACGACGAGGCGATGGCAGAGCGATGGCGCACCCACCGAGACGAGTTGGGGCTCGAGGCAACCGTCGATAACCAGACCCAGGAGTACGCGATGTTCGCCATCCAGGGGCCGAACGCCCGTTCGCTCGCGGCCGACGTCGTCGACGAGCCGAAGGCGGTCGGCGACCTGGGTCGGTTCGAGGCGACCGACGCGTCGATCGACGGTATCGAGTGCTGGATCGCTCGAACCGGCTACACGGGCGAGGACGGTCTCGAGGTGCTCGCTCCCTGGGACGAAGCCGAACCCATCTGGGCGGCGTTCGACTGCCAGCCCTGTGGGCTCGGAGCCAGGGACACCCTTCGCCTCGAGGCCGGCTTCGTCCTGGCCGGACAGGATTTCGACCACGAGTCGAACCCGCGGACACCCTACGAGTGCGGGATCGGGTTTACCGTCAAACTGGACACCGAGTTCGTCGGCCGGGATGCGCTCGAGCAGGTAAAGGAGGAAGGCATCGAGGAGAAACTCGTCGGCTTCCGACTCGTCGACCGCGGCATCGCTCGCCACGGGTACGACATCCTGAACGGTGACGGCGACCCGATCGGCACGGTGACGAGCGGGACGATGAGTCCGACGCTCGAGGCGGCAATCGGGATGGGATACGTCCCGGTCGAGTACGCCGACGAGGGAACGGTCGTCCGCATCGACGTTCGTGGACGGAACAAAAAGGCAAAGATTGAAACGACTCCCTTCATCGACACAGTATAATGAGCTTCGACACACCAGACGATCGACGGTACCTCGAATCGCACGAGTGGGCACTCGAAACGGACGACGGCGTCAAAGTCGGCATCTCCGACTTCGCACAGGACGAACTCGGCGACGTCGTCTTCGTCGAACTTCCCGACGAAGGCGACTCGATGACCCAGGAGGAGGCCTTCGGCGTGATCGAGTCGATCAAAGCGGTCTCCGACCTCTATGCACCGATTAGCGGCACGGTGACGGCCGTCAACGAAGACCTGTTCGACGCCCCCGAACTCGTCAACGAGGATCCCTTCGGCGACGGGTGGATGCTCGAGATCGATCCCGACGACGAGAGCGAACTCGAGGCGTTGCTCTCGGCCGAGGCGTACAGCGATCAGGTCGCCTGATCCAACCGCTCCGATCGCGACCCGTAGCGTACGGCTCGTAGCTGTGTGCTGCCTCCCATTTTTGTGCGAACGCTGGATACACAGGAGTCACAGCCCGTCGGCGGCCGACATCTCGAGTTCGGACGCGTACTCGAGACCGGTGGTTGGGCTGTCGTCGGAGCCGTTGTCATTGGGCGACCGCGTCAATATCGCTTCAATGGGCGTAGGAATCGTCTGTACGCGGATCATACAACTCACTGGCGAGATCGATCAGGAGGTTTCCGAGGAGTCCGATACCAACAGGAACCAGCATCGCCCCGAGGATCAACTGTCCGTCGCGAGTATCGATCGCCGTGTACCCGACGTATCCGATACCGTTGATCGTGAAGATGTACTCGAGGACGTAGACCGTCAGGACGAAGATCGAGAGCACCTCGGCGAACGAGAGCGAGAGGAGAGGGTACTTGGCGTTGGCCAGGATGTGTCTCGAGACGGCCGACTTGCTGAGCCCCTTCGATCGAGCCAGTTTGACGAAGTCTTGACCGGCGTACTCGGCCGTTTGTGCGCGGACGTACCGTGACTGCGCGCCGAAGAGCGTCAGCGACAGTACGACGGCTGGGACGACGTACGCTTTCAGGTTCGTCGGGGCGAGCGGCGAGGCAGCACTATCGTACACCAGGCTGCCGAGGCCGAACTCGTAGATGGCGTAGCTGAAGGCGGCACCGGCGAGGAAAAACGCCGGGATCGCAGCGATCGCATAGGCACCCACGCGAACGATGGATTCGAGTCGCTTCGTCGACGCGGTGGCGGAGTAGTATCCGAGTAGCGTACTCGCGATCGTCGACACGACGAGCGCTGGAATGATGTACACTGCAGAGACGAGCGTCGCATCGAGGACGACGCTGCCGACCGGACGCTCGTACGTGTGTGACCACCCCCAGTCGAACGTGGCGTATCCGATCATCCAGTCCAGATATCGCTCGTGGAGTGACCCATCGAGGCCGCGACTCGCCTGATACGTGTCGACGGCGGATTGGGGATCGCCGCCGCCGGTGGCTGCTCCCCAGGCGGCCAACGTCTCGTTTGGATCCGGTGCCCAGTTGAGAAAGGCGAACATCGCGGTAAGCAATAGCCAGATGACGACGAGGGCAAACAGGAATCGGTGTCCGACGAGTCTGATGACGGTGTTCATGGCGTCCGGTAGCGTAGAGGATTATAACGTCGTGTAGCAAATACACGTCAACAACCCAAC of the Natronosalvus vescus genome contains:
- a CDS encoding ABC transporter permease, producing MNTVIRLVGHRFLFALVVIWLLLTAMFAFLNWAPDPNETLAAWGAATGGGDPQSAVDTYQASRGLDGSLHERYLDWMIGYATFDWGWSHTYERPVGSVVLDATLVSAVYIIPALVVSTIASTLLGYYSATASTKRLESIVRVGAYAIAAIPAFFLAGAAFSYAIYEFGLGSLVYDSAASPLAPTNLKAYVVPAVVLSLTLFGAQSRYVRAQTAEYAGQDFVKLARSKGLSKSAVSRHILANAKYPLLSLSFAEVLSIFVLTVYVLEYIFTINGIGYVGYTAIDTRDGQLILGAMLVPVGIGLLGNLLIDLASELYDPRTDDSYAH
- a CDS encoding S8 family peptidase, which translates into the protein MSEDDIPGFDRRTVLKSAGALGAFFGISGLTVATPGRRPGPKEDEIVVGMGANVSDAEATLASELPEQAEIVHRNETLGYVAVKLPEQASAQARENVKNRVEAVRGVEYAEDNATYEALYTPNDPMYGQQYAPQQVNCEGAWDTTLGDPGVTISIIDQGIQYDHPNLAENMDGSVSNYGYDFVDNNDDPYPVSQGENHGTHVGGIAAGGTDNGEGHAGISNCSMLSARALGDGGGGSLTDIADAIQWSGDQGADVINMSLGGGGFSDTMNNACEYAYNQGSLLIAAAGNDYGGSVSYPAAYDSVMAVSALDENETLTSYSNKGSQIELAAPGSNVLSTVNWDDYDELSGTSMASPVAAGVAALAKSAHSGLSNDQLRSHLQNTAVDIGLPADEQGHGRVDANLAVNTDPGDDGGDDPDDPDDPDDPGECGDEVNTASAEGHLSGGWYGNPSDTYSYDLQTDDPCHATITLDGPSNATFDLYLTLDGRTPTTTDYDERSYNWGADEEISVDLDGDESFGILVDRYDGEGSYTLTVEELGK
- the gcvH gene encoding glycine cleavage system protein GcvH, which gives rise to MSFDTPDDRRYLESHEWALETDDGVKVGISDFAQDELGDVVFVELPDEGDSMTQEEAFGVIESIKAVSDLYAPISGTVTAVNEDLFDAPELVNEDPFGDGWMLEIDPDDESELEALLSAEAYSDQVA
- the gcvT gene encoding glycine cleavage system aminomethyltransferase GcvT, whose translation is MSLQMPPLRRVHDDRGAKVTEFGGWEMPVEFDSIREEHQAVRENVGKFDVSHMGEIEVAGPDATQLMQRLTSNDVTALDVRDSQYAVIPDTDGVIIDDTVLYRLPDADGHRRYLFIPNAGNDEAMAERWRTHRDELGLEATVDNQTQEYAMFAIQGPNARSLAADVVDEPKAVGDLGRFEATDASIDGIECWIARTGYTGEDGLEVLAPWDEAEPIWAAFDCQPCGLGARDTLRLEAGFVLAGQDFDHESNPRTPYECGIGFTVKLDTEFVGRDALEQVKEEGIEEKLVGFRLVDRGIARHGYDILNGDGDPIGTVTSGTMSPTLEAAIGMGYVPVEYADEGTVVRIDVRGRNKKAKIETTPFIDTV